Part of the Pseudomonas sp. ADAK13 genome is shown below.
GCTGCGCCAGGAACACACTCAGCACCAAGGCCCCGAGCCCGAGGGCGAGCACATCAGGCGTGTTGTCGAGCGCGAAATCCCCGACCCGGCAGACCAGCACATAGCCGATCACCAGGTTGAGAAACCCCCAGAGCACATTCAGCGTCGAGGAAGACCGCCCTTGGCCGCGCGGCTTGGCAAATGGCGTCTGGAATGACTGGCCCATCAAGCCACTGACGCAATGCGGCACCGCGTTGGCGAGCAACACACCGCCGAAGAAGTAAGACACCAGTTCATGCCACTGCATCGTCACGCACCCCTTGTTTCAAGCAAGCCGATGATGTGTTGCGCCGTACCGGTTTCGCCCAGCTTCGGAAAGATCTGGTTCAGGCTGTAGTGGTGGGCTTCGGCGTTCGCATCGGTCATGGCGTCGATGGCCAGGGTTACGTTGAAACCCGCTTCATAGGCCTGGCGGGCGGTGGACTCGACGCCGGTGCCGGTGGCCACCCCGGTGATCACCACTTGGGTCACGCCGAGCGCCTTCAACCGCGCCTCAAGATCGGTGCTGGCGAAGGCGCCCCAGGTGCGTTTGGTCACCACAAGGTCGCCGGGTTGCTGACCGAGTTCAGGCAGCAGGTCGGTCCATCCCGGTGGAAACACATCGCTGCGCCGTGGCCGCTCGGTGCGCCCGGGTGCAAAGCCTGTGACGTTGACCAGCACCACCGGCAAGCCACGTTCACGGAACGCATCGAGCAGTGCACGGGAGCGTTCGACCACACCGCCGATGGGGTGGATGAACGGGTACTCGGCGATGCCTTTTTGCAAGTCCACGATGATCAGCGCGGTGTTGGGATCCAGCGAGGTGACGGCCATGGAATGTCCTCAAACGGGAAGGGGTGGCTCAAAAATCGGCGAGGCGCTCCAGCAGCTTTACGGCCGCCGCGAGTTCGGCTTGTTCGTCGGCAGACAGTTGCTCCTGCAGCGCCCGCAACAGCCAATCGTCCTTGGCGGCCCGGCTGGCGATCAGGTGTTTGCGAAAGCCGGGTGTCAGCTCGATCAGGGTTTGGCGCCCATCGCTGGGGTCGGGTTTGCCCGTGACGGCTTTCATCGTTTCAAGCCCGGCCACGGTGATGCGCATGGACTGCGGGCGCACGCTCTCGGCCCGGGCCAGGGCCGAGACGGTGCTGGGGCCGTCACGGTCCAGGCGCAGCAGCACCGACTTCTGGGCGGAGGTGAAATCATTCGGATGGGTTTGTTCCCGCAGCCGGCGGATCAGCTTGCCCAGGGAGATGCGCAGTTCGGCGGCCAGGGCGGCGGCGGAATGGGTTTCTGGGGTGTTGGAGGATCTGTTCATGCCCGGACACTAGCATGCGTGCAGAAAAACTGTACAGTTTAGCTGTATGAAATTTTTGTCAGAAAACCCTGCATCAACCGTCCTTGACTGACCCTAATTTTGCCTTGCGGTACTCATCGGGTGTCTCGCCCGTGAGCTTGCGGAACATGCTGATAAAGGCCGAGGAGCTGCTGTAGCCCAGGTCAAGTGCGAGGGTCTCGACGGTAACGCCACTTCGCAACAGGCTCAGCGAGTGCATCACCTTGAGCCGTTGTTTCCAGTGGTTCAGCGACATCCCCAGGTCACGCTGGCAGCGCCGCAGCAGCGTGCGCTCGGTGGCGTTGACCAGGCGCGCCCAGTCGGCCAGGGAGCGGGCGTCTGCCGGGTTCTGTTCCAGGGCTTCAAGGATGGGCGACAGCACCGGGTCATTGGAGCCGGGCAGGTAGGAGCCGACGCGGGAGGTTTGCTTCAGCTTGTCCAGCAGCACGTAGAGCAGGCGGCTGTCTTCCTCGGTTTGCACCGGCGCGGGCGGTGAGGCCCGCAGGTCGTCGAGCAAGGCGCGGATCAACGGGGTGATCGTCAACGCGCAGGCCGTGTCCGGCAAGTGTTCACACAACGGCTGCGCGATATACAGCGAAGAGTGATAAGCCTCCTGGCGATTGAGCGCCAGGTGCTCGGCCTCGGGCGGCAGCCACAGGCCAAACTGCGGCGGCACGATGAAGTGCTCGTCGGCGAGCTTGATCTCCATCACACCACTGAACGAATACACAAACTCGCCCCAGGGATGGCGGTGCCACGGGTAGGTCGTCAAGGCCTGCATCTGCGCGGCACGAAAGTACAGGGGGGCCGGCAGTTCATCGGTGAACGGCGCAACGACCCGGTGGGCAAATGGCTTGTTCATCAGGATCACACCGCTGCGGCCAGTCGAATGGCTATTGTGCGCTATCGCTTGTCGTTTTGGCGCTATATCCAGCCGTTCCGCAGATCGCAGACTCCGCCCATACAAACGTGAGTGGGAGCGTGTCGTGGAGAAGCGTCAGCCGATTGATGGGCCCGCTGCGGTCACCATGACGGTGATGTGCGCCATCTGGGGCCTTCAGCAGGTGGCGATCAAGGTCGCCGCGCCGGATATTGCGCCGATCTTCCAGATCGCCCTGCGCTCCGGCATTGCCGCTGTGCTGGTGGGCCTGATCCTGATCCTGCGCCGGAACAAAATGACCCTGAACCTCGACACCTGGCGCGGCGGGCTGTTGGTGGGCGCGCTGTTTGCCCTGGAATACGTGGCCGTCGGCGAGGGGCTGCGTTACACGTCGGCCGCACACATGGTGATTTTCCTGTACACGGCGCCGATCTTTGCGGCCATCGGTTTGCACGTTCGATTCCCCAGTGAACGGCTGACAGGGGTGCAGTGGGGCGGCATATTGCTGGCGTTTGTCGGCGTGATCGTCGCGTTTTTCGCGCCGGGTGAAAGCCATGCCTCGATGGCCGATCAGCGCCTGGGCGATGCGCTGGGGTTGTTGGGCGCGGCGGCTTGGGGCGCCACCACGGTCACCATTCGTTGCTCGCGGCTGGCCGAAGCCCCGGCGCCACTGACGTTGTTCTATCAGCTGGCCGGGGCGTTTGTAATCCTGGCTGCATTGGCGTGGGCCACCGGGCAAACCGGGGTGCATTTCTCGGCTATTACGGTGGCCAGCCTGGCGTTCCAGACCGTGGTGTTCTCGTTCCTGAGCCTGCTGGTGTGGTTCTGGATGCTGGGCCGTTACCTGGGATCGCGGTTGGGTGTGCTGTCGTTCATGACGCCTTTGTTTGGCGTGGTGTTCGGTGTGTGGTTGCTCGACGAGACCTTGCAGTCATCGTTCATTGTGGGCTCGGTGTTGGTGCTGGTGGGGATTGTGGTGGTGAGTGGGCATGATCTTTTGCGGCGGCGCAGCGGGGTGATGGCATAATAATGCTACTGATGATCATCACAAGCACAAGGAAAGGCGTCTCTTGCAAGCTGCATCCACACATCACCGCCTGCGACTCTTCGCACTGGCCTGCGCACTCATAGCGGGCTGCTCCAGTTCGCACACGCACACGCCCACACCGCTCGAGCTCGAGCCGTGTCTGGCACAGGGGCCGGTTAACAGCCAGGGCTACGATAACTGTCTGGCCGACCGCGCGGCGCTGCTCAGGGAGTTGCTCAAGTCGCTTAACGAGCCGGGCAGCCTTCGTTACTTAGAAGTTCAGCCAGCCGGCACCCCTACGTTCCAACTCTCCGACTATCCGGATACGCCCACTCCCATGACCTACAGGGGAGCTGATTCACTTACCGCGACTGAAAGGCGCGAGCAGCCATTCAAGATCAAAGTCACCTGGAAATACCTTTCCAAGCGGTTCGGCCCGGAGCCCAGGGACCGTGTTCCCATGGAAGACATGGAGAGCCTGCTGCTGGCGGCGGCGAAGGAAAATGGCCTGGCGAAGTGGGCCTGCACGGTGACCGGTGGAAAGCAGCGGCAGTGGATCTTCTACACCCGGGATGACGCGGTGTTTATCGCACGAATCAAGTCGGTGCTGGCACCGACCGGGCCGTACCCGATCGAGTTCAGCGCACGCAGGGAGTCAGGCCTGGGCACCGACGTGGACACTGCGCAAGACAGTCGTCTGACGCCGAAAAAGTGCATGGAATGATGGCGGGAGGGTTGTGGTGGTCAGTGGGCATGATGATCTTTCAAGGCTGCGCATGGCCAGGCTCGTCAAGGACTGATACGTTCACGGGGCCGGACATTCCTGCCCCTACTTTCTCCTGCACAGGCGCTCTACCGTGATACCAAACACTGAAGAAGAACGCCGCCAACTCAAGGCGGCCTGCACGGTCGAACTCAGCGGCTTCGCAGAACCCACACCGGCCCAGTGGTTCCAGGAAATGGCGGAGTGGGCCCAGGCCAACAACGTGTCCCATGATCATTATGGGGGCGGTGCGTTGATTGAAAGCTTTGAAGCCAAGGTGGCCGAACTGCTGGGCAAGCCTGCTGCGGTGTTCATGCCCAGCGGGGTGATGGCGCAATTGATTGCGGTCAACATCTGGAGTGAGCGAGGCAGGCTGCCGCGCTTCGGGATCCATGCGTCCTCTCATTTGCAGCTCCACGAAGAGCAGGCATTCCAGGCCTTGCTGCACTTGCACGGGGTGATGGTGGGGCACCGGTTGCGACCGATCCTGGCCGATGACCTGTCAGCGGTGGCCGAGCCACTGAGCTGCCTGGTAGTTGAGCTGCCGGCCCGTGAGATCGGCGGGCAGTTGCCTGAATGGGATGAGTTGGAAGCCTTGAAAGCCACCGCTGCCGCCTCGGGTACACCGCTGCACATGGACGGTGCCCGCCTATGGGAAACCCGGGCCTACTACCAGCGCTCCTACGCGGAAATTGCTGAAGGCTTCTCTTCGGTGTACGTCTCGGCCTACAAAGGCCTCGGTGGCATCGCCGGCTCGCTGCTGGCAGGCGATACCGACTTTATCCAACAGGCCCGCTTGTGGCGCCAACGGCTGGGGGGCACCTTGATCAAGCAGAGCCCCATGGTGGTCTCGGCGGCCATGCGCTTCGATCACCGCCTGGGGATGCTCGAGGCCTGCTATCAGCGAACCCTG
Proteins encoded:
- a CDS encoding isochorismatase family protein; amino-acid sequence: MAVTSLDPNTALIIVDLQKGIAEYPFIHPIGGVVERSRALLDAFRERGLPVVLVNVTGFAPGRTERPRRSDVFPPGWTDLLPELGQQPGDLVVTKRTWGAFASTDLEARLKALGVTQVVITGVATGTGVESTARQAYEAGFNVTLAIDAMTDANAEAHHYSLNQIFPKLGETGTAQHIIGLLETRGA
- a CDS encoding MarR family winged helix-turn-helix transcriptional regulator, whose product is MNRSSNTPETHSAAALAAELRISLGKLIRRLREQTHPNDFTSAQKSVLLRLDRDGPSTVSALARAESVRPQSMRITVAGLETMKAVTGKPDPSDGRQTLIELTPGFRKHLIASRAAKDDWLLRALQEQLSADEQAELAAAVKLLERLADF
- a CDS encoding AraC family transcriptional regulator, whose translation is MNKPFAHRVVAPFTDELPAPLYFRAAQMQALTTYPWHRHPWGEFVYSFSGVMEIKLADEHFIVPPQFGLWLPPEAEHLALNRQEAYHSSLYIAQPLCEHLPDTACALTITPLIRALLDDLRASPPAPVQTEEDSRLLYVLLDKLKQTSRVGSYLPGSNDPVLSPILEALEQNPADARSLADWARLVNATERTLLRRCQRDLGMSLNHWKQRLKVMHSLSLLRSGVTVETLALDLGYSSSSAFISMFRKLTGETPDEYRKAKLGSVKDG
- a CDS encoding DMT family transporter, coding for MEKRQPIDGPAAVTMTVMCAIWGLQQVAIKVAAPDIAPIFQIALRSGIAAVLVGLILILRRNKMTLNLDTWRGGLLVGALFALEYVAVGEGLRYTSAAHMVIFLYTAPIFAAIGLHVRFPSERLTGVQWGGILLAFVGVIVAFFAPGESHASMADQRLGDALGLLGAAAWGATTVTIRCSRLAEAPAPLTLFYQLAGAFVILAALAWATGQTGVHFSAITVASLAFQTVVFSFLSLLVWFWMLGRYLGSRLGVLSFMTPLFGVVFGVWLLDETLQSSFIVGSVLVLVGIVVVSGHDLLRRRSGVMA
- a CDS encoding DUF695 domain-containing protein, which produces MTYRGADSLTATERREQPFKIKVTWKYLSKRFGPEPRDRVPMEDMESLLLAAAKENGLAKWACTVTGGKQRQWIFYTRDDAVFIARIKSVLAPTGPYPIEFSARRESGLGTDVDTAQDSRLTPKKCME
- a CDS encoding threonine aldolase family protein, which encodes MIPNTEEERRQLKAACTVELSGFAEPTPAQWFQEMAEWAQANNVSHDHYGGGALIESFEAKVAELLGKPAAVFMPSGVMAQLIAVNIWSERGRLPRFGIHASSHLQLHEEQAFQALLHLHGVMVGHRLRPILADDLSAVAEPLSCLVVELPAREIGGQLPEWDELEALKATAAASGTPLHMDGARLWETRAYYQRSYAEIAEGFSSVYVSAYKGLGGIAGSLLAGDTDFIQQARLWRQRLGGTLIKQSPMVVSAAMRFDHRLGMLEACYQRTLRLASCLQAIPGIRLLPRTPQVNMLHVYFDADRAALLNARDEIAREHGYWLFTHLEPTEVPGWCKTECYVGDRLLGVEDERVLQLFTDLMRQATQDR